The sequence CGCCAGCGACCACGTTCATGCCGATCTCCAGCGCATCTGCCTGCGTGGGCCGGAAAAGCTGCTCGTCCAAACCCGCCATCTCCAACCGTTGTTGGTCTGTGTGTCGCTGGGATATTTCCGGCAGCTCGCGGTGCGTGGGATTCATCCCCAAGGCGTGCTTGGGCATTCCCTCGGAGAGATCACGGCGCTGGCCGCCGCCGGCGTGGTGACGTTCGAGGAAGCGGTGGACATGGCGGCCCGCCGTGGTGAATACATGGATGAGGTTGCCGTCAAGGTGGATGGCGGCATGGTGGCCGTCACCACCCGGCAACGCGATCCGCTGTTGCAGGAGTTGACTGCGGCGAGCTGGCGTGAACGCCTGACGGTGGCGAATGACAACGCGCCCGAGCAAATGGTGATTTCCGGGCAACGCGTGGTTTTGGAGGAAGCCGTCCGGTTTATTCAAGGTGCCCGGCTGGGGCATTGCCGGGTGTTGCCGGTGGCCGGGCCATGGCACAGCCCGTTCATGCGGGAGGCGCAACGGCAGTTTGCCATTTGGCTGCAAGCCACTCATTTTAATGCGCCGCAGATCGGTTTGCTGCTGAATGCCTCGGCCAGTT comes from Verrucomicrobiota bacterium and encodes:
- a CDS encoding ACP S-malonyltransferase translates to MNVFLFPGQGSQEVGMAADLFKSDSFFQGLVQRASDHVHADLQRICLRGPEKLLVQTRHLQPLLVCVSLGYFRQLAVRGIHPQGVLGHSLGEITALAAAGVVTFEEAVDMAARRGEYMDEVAVKVDGGMVAVTTRQRDPLLQELTAASWRERLTVANDNAPEQMVISGQRVVLEEAVRFIQGARLGHCRVLPVAGPWHSPFMREAQRQFAIWLQATHFNAPQIGLLLNASASWETDPAHIRDLAIRNLSEPVQWRASMDCLKAKQPVQLFEVGPGRILSGLARINGFDEATCIVNVNNLRGVELAAASVEEKTA